From Camelus dromedarius isolate mCamDro1 chromosome 23, mCamDro1.pat, whole genome shotgun sequence, a single genomic window includes:
- the TNFAIP8L2 gene encoding tumor necrosis factor alpha-induced protein 8-like protein 2, with the protein MESFSSKSLVLQAEKKLLSKMAGRSVAHLFIDETSSQVLDELYRVSKEYTHSRPQAQRVIKDLIKVAVKVAVLHRSGCFGPGELALATRFRQKLRQGAMTALSFGEVDFTFEAAVLAGLLAECRDMLLDLVAPHLTPKSHGRIRHVFDHFSDPGLLTALYGPDFTQHLGRLCDGLRKLLDEGKL; encoded by the coding sequence atggAGTCCTTCAGTTCCAAGAGTCTGGTCCTGCAGGCCGAGAAGAAGCTACTGAGTAAGATGGCGGGTCGGTCTGTGGCTCATCTCTTCATCGATGAGACGAGCAGCCAGGTGCTCGATGAGCTCTACCGTGTGTCCAAAGAGTACACACACAGCCGGCCCCAGGCGCAGCGGGTGATCAAGGACCTGATCAAGGTGGCCGTCAAGGTGGCCGTGCTGCACCGCAGCGGCTGCTTCGGCCCCGGGGAGCTGGCCCTGGCCACCCGCTTCCGCCAGAAGCTGCGCCAGGGCGCCATGACAGCGCTCAGCTTCGGCGAGGTGGACTTCACCTTCGAGGCCGCCGTGCTGGCTGGCCTGCTGGCCGAGTGCCGGGACATGCTGCTGGACCTGGTGGCGCCCCACCTCACGCCCAAGTCTCACGGCCGCATCCGCCACGTGTTCGACCACTTCTCTGACCCCGGGCTGCTCACGGCCCTCTACGGGCCTGACTTCACGCAGCACCTCGGCCGGCTCTGCGACGGGCTCAGGAAGCTGCTGGACGAGGGGAAGCTCTGA